A genome region from Altererythrobacter aquiaggeris includes the following:
- a CDS encoding DUF2231 domain-containing protein, producing MKRIQFMAIVAASLLWISPAQAHGDEEHGEAASAVVSDAASKDIQAAQGHGDTAADHDGAKGQDADEGDKGVVGVLKSLHPATVHFPIALFFMAALTELFVIARKGTGLESAVRVLVYGGAAGAVVAAIFGWIHTGLWFGGDTAMQVHRWNGMLIAVLGLAMAYLASRASASRTAFRAAIFAMAALVLVQGFLGGELAHGANHLGISWL from the coding sequence ATGAAACGAATACAATTCATGGCTATTGTGGCCGCCAGTCTGCTCTGGATAAGTCCGGCCCAGGCCCATGGCGACGAGGAACATGGCGAAGCGGCCAGTGCTGTCGTCTCCGATGCGGCGTCAAAAGATATCCAGGCTGCGCAGGGGCACGGCGACACGGCTGCTGATCATGACGGGGCGAAGGGACAAGATGCAGACGAAGGCGACAAGGGCGTGGTCGGTGTGCTCAAGTCGCTGCATCCCGCCACCGTACACTTTCCGATCGCCTTGTTCTTTATGGCCGCTCTCACCGAGCTATTCGTCATCGCACGGAAGGGCACAGGCCTAGAGTCGGCAGTGCGCGTACTTGTTTATGGCGGTGCCGCCGGGGCGGTCGTGGCGGCCATATTCGGTTGGATCCATACCGGTCTCTGGTTCGGCGGAGATACTGCGATGCAGGTTCATCGCTGGAACGGAATGCTGATCGCGGTTCTCGGTCTGGCGATGGCCTATCTGGCGAGCCGTGCTTCCGCGAGCCGGACCGCGTTTCGCGCCGCAATCTTTGCCATGGCCGCTCTAGTGCTGGTGCAGGGATTTCTGGGCGGCGAGCTTGCGCACGGTGCCAATCATCTTGGTATCTCCTGGCTTTGA
- a CDS encoding DUF1330 domain-containing protein: MPAYMIVTAKIADRDAFITGYGAKAAELVARYGGRYLIRAPGAELLEGEFGDGASMVISEWPDKDAVHAFWNSAEYAEAKKLREGIADCQVLVIEAPGIAEALRG; encoded by the coding sequence ATGCCTGCCTATATGATCGTAACGGCGAAAATTGCCGACCGGGATGCCTTCATCACCGGTTACGGAGCCAAGGCCGCCGAGCTGGTCGCCAGATATGGTGGGCGCTACCTCATTCGCGCGCCGGGAGCCGAGCTGCTCGAGGGCGAGTTCGGCGATGGCGCATCGATGGTCATTTCGGAATGGCCGGACAAGGACGCGGTCCATGCGTTCTGGAACAGCGCGGAGTATGCCGAAGCGAAGAAGCTGCGCGAAGGCATTGCCGACTGCCAGGTACTGGTGATCGAGGCACCCGGCATCGCCGAGGCGCTGCGTGGTTGA
- a CDS encoding VOC family protein — protein sequence MSQKPHVRFQRANFVVADIDRSLTFYRDVLGFEEEFRLPHNPDSYSIPVFAIPEGATIGFSVLSAPGQRRVMALTEVKDVPIEPVPHPRRSAIVLETADPDAVMAGARALGLQVYEEEVLRTHDGRVGREIGIVDFDDYLVVIYLIPDQVQ from the coding sequence ATGAGCCAGAAACCGCATGTGCGCTTCCAGCGCGCGAATTTCGTCGTGGCGGATATCGACCGGTCGCTGACCTTTTACCGCGACGTGCTCGGCTTTGAGGAGGAATTCAGGCTCCCGCATAATCCGGACAGCTATTCGATACCGGTTTTCGCAATTCCCGAAGGGGCGACGATCGGCTTTTCCGTCCTGTCGGCACCGGGCCAGCGGAGGGTCATGGCGCTGACCGAGGTGAAGGATGTGCCGATCGAGCCGGTCCCGCATCCGCGCAGGAGCGCTATCGTGCTCGAAACCGCCGATCCCGATGCGGTGATGGCAGGTGCCCGAGCGCTTGGCTTGCAGGTATATGAGGAAGAGGTTCTCAGGACGCATGACGGCCGTGTCGGGCGCGAGATCGGGATTGTCGATTTCGACGACTATTTGGTGGTCATTTATTTGATCCCGGACCAGGTCCAATGA
- a CDS encoding class I SAM-dependent methyltransferase, protein MAADLPPPYTALTRHEMMPRTNHDEAARFNFLTAFNRYLSGSIGSGNKLAYEKRVLPKFRAEHGRDPEHRYEIRDAMNEDSWHRMWSALKRNSMEMRQHFGRQVVLRQLDELDAMARQYNEHSGMLELDPSIEQPYYQTAVDIHCQPGGYHGEERTGDVTVGANYDVGLFATTGGALGGLNDGGGQAVVEWAKKQRPDWSPRRILDIGATVGHNAVPIAQAYPDAEVIAIDTAAASLRYGAARAAALGVKNIRFVQASGEDLSRFEDGYFDWVQTTMFLHELSAKSMPRVLAEAHRVLAPGGLIFQIEQPQYSEEMPLFEQFMRDWDAFNNNEPFWSAMHGQDLKQVMADAGFPADSQFVAGVRAVVDPEIFPPAADGEEEDFGRAAIWNAYGAWKPACEAEAA, encoded by the coding sequence ATGGCTGCCGATCTACCCCCGCCATACACAGCGCTTACGCGGCACGAGATGATGCCGCGCACCAATCATGACGAAGCAGCGCGATTCAATTTCCTCACTGCTTTCAACCGCTATCTGTCCGGCTCGATAGGGTCGGGAAACAAGCTCGCTTACGAAAAGCGGGTGTTGCCGAAGTTCCGTGCCGAGCATGGCCGCGATCCGGAGCACAGGTATGAGATCCGCGACGCGATGAACGAGGACAGCTGGCACCGAATGTGGTCTGCCCTCAAGCGCAACTCGATGGAAATGCGCCAGCACTTTGGCCGGCAGGTCGTGCTCCGGCAGCTCGACGAACTCGATGCGATGGCACGCCAGTACAATGAGCATTCGGGAATGCTCGAGCTCGATCCTTCGATCGAGCAGCCCTATTACCAGACGGCCGTGGATATCCACTGTCAGCCGGGCGGCTACCACGGTGAAGAACGCACAGGAGATGTCACCGTCGGTGCCAATTACGATGTCGGCCTGTTCGCCACGACCGGAGGCGCGCTGGGCGGGCTCAATGATGGCGGTGGGCAGGCAGTCGTGGAATGGGCGAAGAAGCAGCGGCCCGATTGGTCGCCCAGGCGTATCCTCGATATCGGCGCGACGGTCGGACACAATGCCGTTCCGATCGCTCAGGCCTATCCCGATGCCGAAGTGATCGCGATCGACACGGCTGCCGCCAGCCTGCGCTACGGAGCGGCGCGCGCCGCCGCGCTTGGCGTGAAGAACATCAGGTTCGTCCAGGCTAGCGGCGAGGACCTGTCGCGCTTTGAGGACGGCTATTTCGACTGGGTGCAGACGACGATGTTCCTGCACGAACTGTCCGCCAAATCCATGCCTCGCGTGCTTGCGGAGGCGCACCGGGTGCTCGCGCCTGGCGGGCTGATCTTTCAAATCGAGCAGCCGCAATATTCCGAGGAAATGCCGCTGTTCGAGCAATTCATGCGCGACTGGGATGCGTTCAACAACAACGAGCCATTCTGGTCGGCGATGCACGGTCAGGACCTGAAGCAGGTCATGGCCGATGCGGGCTTCCCGGCAGACAGCCAGTTCGTCGCCGGGGTGCGTGCAGTTGTCGATCCCGAAATCTTTCCACCGGCTGCCGATGGCGAGGAAGAGGATTTCGGTCGCGCCGCAATTTGGAACGCGTACGGCGCATGGAAGCCCGCATGTGAGGCGGAAGCGGCATGA
- a CDS encoding nitrilase-related carbon-nitrogen hydrolase has product MAAAINRRGLLGAGLGVAAAGAFDWTAFASPAAAAAGDTLEMRSDGSYSTVPLKKDTISIAVAQTRVVPVELGSIAASRKANVQHMLDVIDTANGFSGAKDMILFHEFPITGYSHTWDLEDARKVAIEIPGPETEMLASKAREYGTWLVFGSYVRDPDWPTRLLSITTVMNDRGEIVAKDWKARNLKGFFPGGRELFTTTIYDVLDEYIERYGQDHVIPVIRTPLGNLYTSSSQLEPELFRAAAMKGAEIMLRTATGNYNELDIRAVSMYNRVYSTIANNSASPENRYYLADSNPGHAGIVGPDGEFIEQSETDFETLVYGRIAIAEFRARHRQPTVHSELVMPVFERYRSPYGPNLLDGYQPTNTIDAGRFLREKSRW; this is encoded by the coding sequence ATGGCAGCTGCGATCAACCGCCGCGGATTGCTGGGCGCTGGACTAGGCGTTGCGGCCGCCGGTGCGTTCGACTGGACCGCATTCGCGTCTCCTGCCGCAGCAGCAGCGGGCGATACGCTGGAGATGCGCAGCGACGGCAGCTATTCGACCGTCCCGCTGAAGAAGGATACCATTTCGATAGCGGTGGCGCAGACACGTGTTGTTCCCGTCGAGCTTGGCTCGATCGCCGCCTCGCGCAAGGCCAATGTGCAGCATATGCTCGACGTGATCGACACGGCGAACGGTTTCTCGGGGGCGAAGGACATGATCCTGTTCCACGAGTTTCCCATCACTGGCTATAGTCACACATGGGATCTGGAGGATGCCCGCAAGGTTGCCATCGAGATACCCGGTCCCGAGACCGAGATGCTGGCCTCCAAGGCGCGCGAATACGGCACCTGGCTGGTTTTCGGATCCTATGTCCGGGACCCTGACTGGCCGACGCGGCTGCTCTCGATAACCACCGTCATGAACGATCGGGGCGAGATCGTGGCTAAGGACTGGAAGGCGCGCAATCTCAAGGGGTTCTTCCCTGGCGGCCGCGAGCTTTTTACCACCACGATCTATGACGTGCTCGACGAGTATATCGAGCGCTATGGCCAGGATCACGTCATCCCGGTGATCCGCACACCGCTAGGCAATCTCTACACCAGTTCCTCCCAACTGGAGCCCGAGCTGTTCCGGGCGGCCGCGATGAAGGGCGCGGAGATCATGCTGCGGACCGCGACGGGCAATTACAACGAACTCGATATCCGCGCCGTCTCCATGTACAACCGGGTCTATTCCACGATCGCAAACAACAGCGCATCGCCCGAAAACCGCTATTACCTCGCCGATTCCAACCCGGGCCACGCCGGCATCGTCGGTCCTGACGGCGAATTTATCGAGCAATCCGAGACCGATTTCGAAACCCTGGTATACGGGCGCATTGCCATCGCCGAATTTCGCGCGCGGCATCGCCAGCCGACGGTGCACAGCGAGCTCGTAATGCCCGTGTTCGAAAGATATCGGAGCCCATACGGGCCGAACCTGCTGGATGGATACCAGCCCACCAACACGATCGATGCAGGTCGCTTCCTGCGCGAGAAGTCGCGCTGGTGA
- a CDS encoding NADP-dependent oxidoreductase — protein sequence MHGEGAIAEFAPLAEREIDEDANYQWRIASRPVGNVRPGDFAWHREPIPEPAEGEVLLRTHYLGLAPVMRFYMQGTANTGDAILKPGDLIHGRGVAQIVKSRHPDWQEGEVVQGQIGWQTWKVSRMMRQEKFFRMPRNGLPAALGAGVLGMTGLSAHAGLFACGNPREGDRMVLSGAAGGVGSMVSQMAANVAGCDVVGTAGGAEKCAFIRQQGCSAAIDYKSEDIADRLDELRPEGIDLYFDNVGGETLEACLDRLRMHARIVLCGSISEYTRDEPFRLPNYTRLRATDSTMRGFFVYNHLARWDEVMEEMAGWIVDGRLKPVQDIEDGFGAMPRALANLYFGANVGVQCCSVRGEPEGWE from the coding sequence ATGCACGGTGAAGGCGCAATTGCGGAATTTGCGCCGCTCGCCGAGAGGGAAATCGACGAAGACGCGAACTATCAATGGCGGATCGCTTCGCGCCCCGTCGGGAATGTTCGCCCGGGAGATTTCGCCTGGCACCGTGAACCGATACCCGAACCGGCGGAAGGCGAGGTGCTTCTGCGTACGCATTACCTCGGTCTCGCCCCGGTCATGCGGTTCTACATGCAGGGGACGGCGAATACGGGCGATGCGATCCTGAAGCCGGGCGATCTCATCCATGGGCGGGGCGTGGCCCAGATCGTCAAGAGCAGGCATCCCGATTGGCAGGAAGGCGAGGTGGTCCAGGGTCAGATCGGCTGGCAGACCTGGAAAGTCAGCCGGATGATGCGGCAGGAGAAGTTCTTCCGCATGCCGAGGAACGGCCTGCCGGCTGCGCTGGGCGCGGGAGTGCTCGGCATGACCGGTCTGTCCGCACATGCGGGCCTGTTCGCATGTGGAAACCCCCGCGAAGGCGACCGGATGGTGCTTTCGGGGGCCGCAGGCGGGGTCGGATCGATGGTAAGCCAGATGGCCGCCAACGTGGCGGGTTGCGATGTCGTGGGCACGGCGGGCGGCGCGGAGAAATGCGCCTTCATCCGCCAACAAGGCTGTTCGGCGGCGATCGACTACAAGAGCGAAGATATCGCGGACCGGCTCGACGAATTGCGCCCCGAAGGGATCGATCTCTATTTCGACAACGTCGGCGGCGAAACGCTCGAGGCCTGCCTCGACCGGCTGCGAATGCACGCACGTATCGTGCTGTGCGGATCGATCAGCGAATATACGCGCGACGAACCCTTCCGGCTGCCGAATTACACCCGCCTGCGCGCCACGGACAGCACCATGCGTGGCTTCTTCGTCTACAATCACCTCGCGCGCTGGGACGAAGTTATGGAGGAGATGGCTGGCTGGATAGTCGATGGAAGGCTGAAGCCGGTGCAGGATATCGAGGACGGGTTCGGCGCCATGCCCCGCGCGCTCGCCAACCTCTACTTCGGCGCCAATGTCGGGGTGCAGTGCTGCAGTGTGAGGGGTGAACCGGAGGGATGGGAATGA
- a CDS encoding VOC family protein — protein sequence MVDIVKRTTLMVRDADKAAQWYETVLGMTRWMDVPFTLSGTQLAAGKKGDKTRLVIMQAEHDTIGMIGLLQWVDPVREDAPAQLPTEIAFGAPIFVVAAEDARATVERARKAGSRIHGEPQDWSVTGADGKIKDMVGASFWDLDGYFFEVNQTVRVRD from the coding sequence GTGGTTGATATCGTCAAGCGCACGACACTGATGGTCCGCGATGCGGACAAGGCGGCGCAATGGTATGAGACCGTCCTGGGGATGACCCGTTGGATGGATGTGCCCTTCACACTGTCCGGGACCCAGCTTGCCGCCGGAAAGAAGGGCGACAAGACGCGGCTGGTCATCATGCAGGCCGAGCATGACACGATCGGTATGATCGGCCTCCTGCAATGGGTCGATCCCGTTCGCGAGGATGCTCCTGCACAGCTACCTACCGAGATCGCTTTCGGAGCGCCGATTTTCGTTGTCGCTGCCGAAGATGCGCGCGCGACTGTCGAGCGGGCACGAAAGGCCGGATCGCGCATTCATGGTGAACCCCAGGACTGGTCCGTGACGGGAGCCGACGGCAAGATCAAAGACATGGTCGGCGCGAGCTTCTGGGATCTCGACGGGTATTTCTTCGAGGTGAACCAGACTGTCCGGGTCCGCGACTGA
- a CDS encoding cytochrome c, class I: MSTIDSRKIGIVASCTAFLILSGCGSQEETSVADSTVATVPTAEASLDPQAAVAQCRTCHTFGEGEPHRVGPNLWDVHGKTAASQPGYQYSSALAGSELVWNDFTLHAYLESPRKTVPGGKMSFAGLRDETKRQAIIDYMKSTASAPEKSAPSD; the protein is encoded by the coding sequence GTGTCAACAATCGATTCGCGCAAGATCGGCATCGTGGCCAGCTGCACCGCATTCCTCATCCTTAGTGGCTGCGGCTCGCAGGAAGAAACATCGGTCGCAGATAGCACGGTTGCGACAGTGCCTACTGCGGAGGCTTCGTTGGACCCGCAAGCTGCGGTGGCGCAATGCAGGACATGCCACACGTTCGGCGAAGGCGAACCGCACAGGGTCGGGCCCAACCTATGGGACGTTCACGGCAAGACCGCGGCAAGCCAGCCGGGCTACCAGTATTCGAGCGCTCTTGCTGGCTCCGAACTGGTGTGGAACGACTTTACGCTCCACGCATATCTCGAAAGCCCGCGCAAGACTGTTCCCGGTGGGAAGATGTCGTTTGCAGGACTGCGCGACGAAACGAAGCGCCAGGCGATCATCGATTACATGAAAAGCACGGCAAGCGCGCCTGAGAAATCTGCGCCATCAGACTGA